A window from Gemmatimonadaceae bacterium encodes these proteins:
- a CDS encoding response regulator transcription factor produces MHDASSTSAHSSATRVGYSSPVNTSFGAGERVLVVDDEPDITALVAYHLAKAGFRVSTAATGLDALRAVREECPSIIVLDRMLPGMTGDEVLATLRADQSTHEVPVLMLTARREEVDRVKGLVLGADDYLTKPFSTQELVLRVGAILRRSRVAAISSDVVTVGPLVIDRAHHRVTIAGRHVELTATEFKLLLTLATRRGRVQSRAQLLEDVWEAAPDVQTRTVDMHVQRLRAKLGTEVELIETIRGFGYRLRVVNGSA; encoded by the coding sequence GTGCACGACGCTTCATCGACCTCCGCGCACTCGTCCGCGACTCGCGTTGGCTATTCGAGTCCGGTCAACACGTCGTTCGGTGCTGGCGAGCGAGTGCTCGTCGTCGACGACGAACCCGACATTACCGCGCTCGTCGCCTATCATCTCGCGAAAGCGGGCTTCCGTGTGTCGACGGCCGCGACCGGACTCGACGCGCTGCGCGCAGTGCGCGAGGAATGTCCCTCAATCATCGTGCTCGACCGCATGTTGCCGGGGATGACCGGCGACGAAGTGCTCGCGACGCTCCGCGCCGATCAATCGACGCATGAGGTGCCGGTGCTGATGCTTACCGCCCGCCGCGAAGAGGTGGATCGGGTGAAGGGACTGGTGTTGGGCGCCGACGATTATCTAACGAAACCCTTCAGCACGCAGGAGTTGGTGCTCCGCGTAGGCGCGATTCTTCGTCGCTCGCGCGTCGCAGCGATCAGCAGCGACGTGGTGACCGTCGGGCCGCTCGTGATCGATCGCGCGCACCATCGCGTCACGATCGCGGGACGTCACGTCGAGCTCACCGCGACAGAATTCAAGTTGTTGCTCACGCTCGCGACGCGCCGGGGGCGCGTGCAGAGCCGCGCGCAGTTGCTCGAGGATGTGTGGGAGGCGGCGCCCGACGTGCAGACGCGCACCGTCGACATGCACGTGCAGCGGCTGCGCGCGAAGCTCGGCACCGAAGTCGAGTTGATCGAAACGATCCGCGGCTTCGGCTATCGTCTGCGCGTCGTCAACGGCAGCGCGTGA